In the Desulforegula conservatrix Mb1Pa genome, one interval contains:
- the exbB gene encoding TonB-system energizer ExbB → MEWIRQFTDYGIIGFLLLMSIIAFGIAIERKLYFRSIDPDDFQSLKSPELAMTKRFHVVATIGSNAPYIGLLGTVMGIMMTFSTIGEEGIADTGKIMADLSMAMKTTAAGLFVAIPAVVIYNYLLRAVRERILEWEIRRG, encoded by the coding sequence ATGGAATGGATCAGACAATTCACAGATTACGGAATAATTGGATTCCTACTTCTTATGAGCATTATTGCTTTCGGAATTGCAATAGAAAGAAAACTCTATTTCCGCAGCATTGATCCTGATGATTTTCAAAGCCTGAAGTCGCCTGAGCTTGCGATGACCAAAAGGTTTCATGTTGTTGCGACCATCGGCAGCAACGCTCCTTATATCGGGCTTCTCGGTACGGTCATGGGCATAATGATGACATTTTCGACAATTGGAGAGGAAGGCATTGCCGATACAGGGAAAATCATGGCTGACCTCTCTATGGCAATGAAAACGACTGCTGCCGGGCTATTTGTCGCGATACCGGCTGTGGTGATTTACAATTATCTCTTAAGGGCAGTCAGGGAAAGAATACTGGAATGGGAGATCAGGCGTGGATGA
- a CDS encoding ExbD/TolR family protein has translation MDEKGFENLNFVPFVDVMLVLLTIVLTTSTFIAGKTLPVSIPKADGGIAQGRQKYLLIEIGRNGYVCIDSKQVSTDGLLSCLGEKGKDTPVLVRPDKSIELQGFVDVLI, from the coding sequence GTGGATGAGAAAGGCTTTGAAAATCTAAACTTTGTTCCCTTTGTCGATGTAATGCTGGTTCTGTTGACCATAGTACTGACGACATCAACATTCATTGCAGGCAAGACACTTCCTGTTTCTATACCTAAAGCTGACGGAGGTATAGCGCAGGGCAGACAAAAATACCTTCTCATTGAAATCGGCAGAAACGGATATGTGTGCATCGATTCAAAACAGGTTTCAACAGATGGACTACTCTCCTGCCTCGGAGAAAAAGGGAAAGACACTCCTGTTCTTGTAAGGCCTGACAAAAGCATCGAACTTCAAGGGTTTGTGGATGTTTTGATCTAA
- a CDS encoding DUF364 domain-containing protein, with amino-acid sequence MKGKTYFLEPEKGASLLDEAVEKLRILRQDNFSSLIVERVVIGIFFTGVKLSTGCTGVAYTPPETARAAGRQILKGSAPNFRGQSAQDILNGKHTSPFANVVRLALINALSVPLMREYLATGSNGLDLTEFSDFFVDRKICMVGAIMPILKKLDKITAAGIRIVERKTDSIPKNRKMLLVHPENTAEALGWCDTAVITGASIANGSFEYLVSKVKPDAAIAVVGPTAGFIPLPLFRRRVAIVSTVTVTDGDMALDILAEGGGAYQLFGKCVKKINLLNRDRMFELGMQF; translated from the coding sequence ATGAAAGGAAAAACATATTTCCTGGAGCCAGAGAAGGGAGCTTCGCTCCTTGATGAAGCTGTGGAAAAGCTACGGATTCTGCGACAGGACAATTTTTCATCATTAATTGTCGAGCGCGTGGTTATTGGTATTTTTTTTACGGGTGTCAAGCTGTCGACCGGGTGTACCGGAGTTGCCTACACTCCTCCTGAAACTGCGCGAGCTGCGGGTCGACAGATACTGAAAGGCTCTGCCCCGAATTTTAGGGGCCAAAGCGCTCAAGACATACTTAATGGCAAACATACAAGCCCATTTGCAAATGTCGTAAGACTTGCGCTTATTAACGCCCTGTCAGTTCCCCTCATGAGGGAATATCTGGCCACAGGAAGCAACGGGCTTGATCTGACAGAATTTTCAGATTTTTTCGTTGACCGTAAGATATGCATGGTTGGCGCTATAATGCCTATACTCAAAAAACTAGATAAAATAACGGCTGCTGGAATACGGATAGTTGAGAGAAAAACAGACAGTATTCCTAAGAACAGAAAAATGCTGCTGGTTCATCCTGAGAATACTGCTGAAGCGCTTGGATGGTGCGATACAGCAGTCATCACAGGAGCTTCGATTGCTAACGGCAGCTTTGAGTATCTTGTTTCAAAGGTCAAGCCTGATGCCGCAATTGCCGTTGTGGGGCCTACAGCCGGCTTTATACCTTTGCCCCTTTTCAGGCGGAGGGTAGCAATTGTTTCTACAGTAACCGTCACCGATGGAGATATGGCTCTTGACATACTTGCCGAAGGCGGCGGCGCTTATCAGCTTTTTGGGAAATGCGTAAAAAAAATCAATCTACTCAACCGGGATAGGATGTTTGAACTCGGAATGCAGTTTTAA